A window of Deltaproteobacteria bacterium HGW-Deltaproteobacteria-2 contains these coding sequences:
- a CDS encoding DUF4126 domain-containing protein: METILGITVGIGLSAACGFRVFVPLLIMNLAALSGQIQFPANFAWIGSTYATVAFGTATIFEVLGYYVPGIDHVLDIIATPAAVVAGTITTASMAVDLSPFLKWTLALIAGGGIAGLVQGMTVALRAKSAVATAGMGNPLISTLELIGAVILALLAIIVPIIGLILIVIFFVFVFRKMGRLIFCKKQSGTN; this comes from the coding sequence ATGGAAACCATACTGGGGATAACGGTTGGAATCGGTTTGAGCGCGGCATGCGGCTTTCGTGTTTTTGTTCCGTTGCTGATTATGAATCTCGCGGCATTGAGCGGACAAATCCAGTTCCCCGCCAATTTTGCCTGGATTGGCAGTACTTATGCGACGGTTGCCTTCGGTACGGCAACTATTTTTGAAGTCCTCGGTTATTATGTTCCCGGAATAGATCATGTTCTGGATATAATCGCTACACCGGCTGCCGTAGTTGCAGGAACAATAACAACAGCATCAATGGCTGTTGATCTGTCTCCTTTTCTAAAATGGACTCTGGCACTAATTGCCGGCGGTGGAATAGCCGGACTGGTACAGGGAATGACTGTCGCGCTACGAGCGAAATCTGCAGTGGCCACGGCAGGAATGGGCAACCCTTTGATATCAACTCTGGAACTCATCGGAGCCGTTATTTTAGCCCTGCTGGCAATTATTGTTCCTATCATCGGCCTGATACTGATTGTAATATTTTTTGTTTTTGTTTTCAGGAAAATGGGCAGGTTGATATTTTGCAAAAAACAATCCGGTACGAATTAA